One genomic window of bacterium includes the following:
- a CDS encoding DNA/RNA non-specific endonuclease, with protein MKLSASAAMGLELAPGVLELKGMGAQFKPSPAISGFLAGRRIAAVNARFGGIAAGPIEVETVQDGKYTVKNQRMPLRHPLFARIGEAAPGIAPCLVINVRDSTLQGKVGLAAGAKVDSLEAWLKKGPEILGLFGVSLTSGIEWVNRLEGGSLRFGASGVPMRLGQAFSGTFTLVVVDESIKFEGGADFRVGGLAQGKLRLERSPEGVVTGTAAVGLTMPRNLSGSVDVTWDGRAISGEGKVGYKGEKLSGEVTLRLMERGEAARLEAEKKAPEGGAKSPAAAGGGAVKGKVDYVVFGEGDLTFAFTEWLNGKARVIVDPKGYVTVIGKITPQKEFILFQQKDYERRLFKVEARASYGLPVVGNIFVFANVSMSAFATLGPGKFYNIVVDGTYSTDPEKAKSFSIRGTLNISAAAGLKLRGEAGAGLEVLAHDIKAGAGVNGIAGIKGYAEATPVIGYREKAMPGQDKKGEFFIRGELEIAAQPFLGLSGDLFVEVDAPWWSPVPDKRWTWPLFNKEWPIGGSLGVGASVDYVFGSNEWPKLDFKPVEFDSSKFMSDLYADKAKSGSGKDKESKGKWAEKNAKATDPPPKKPPVGNAKPGKGVDPPPAKSRVQPGGGGKRAKAADPNAHTKEGKTVKQLQDEATKRGKKPPGGEVKAGTARQGASAKGKDKESRDEQVKQALAALDQVTARYMRDGASKETVVTGVKSVRRKFPKVFRSLEVTDGGATWDYDYEMSPGTRKKGARKSTESSPGPRPTSISRKTATLASDTVGTEMTIDWLDSQYPIRHPGSPPKSGVQSRLMELLVTDPSQRSPDKFIRGHLLNEHLGGEGEAHNLFPITGNANSQHLHSTEKKIKEWVKKPDQWVWYKVKVAAIDAKLDSSRKDQNYVDCTLNCQAVLKDEAGKERESFKSTIESKYKEKKQATVERPP; from the coding sequence GTGAAGTTGAGCGCGTCTGCCGCCATGGGTCTGGAGCTCGCCCCTGGTGTGCTCGAGCTCAAGGGGATGGGCGCCCAGTTCAAGCCGTCACCCGCGATTTCGGGCTTCCTCGCGGGACGCAGGATCGCCGCCGTCAACGCCAGATTCGGTGGCATCGCCGCCGGACCCATCGAAGTCGAGACGGTCCAGGACGGCAAGTACACTGTGAAGAATCAGCGGATGCCGCTGCGACATCCCCTGTTCGCCCGCATCGGCGAAGCAGCGCCGGGGATTGCGCCCTGTCTGGTGATCAACGTCAGGGACAGCACCCTGCAGGGCAAGGTCGGGCTTGCCGCAGGTGCCAAGGTCGATTCGCTCGAGGCCTGGCTGAAGAAAGGTCCCGAGATCCTGGGGTTGTTCGGCGTCTCGCTCACGTCGGGCATCGAGTGGGTCAACAGGCTGGAGGGTGGCAGCCTGCGCTTCGGCGCGAGCGGGGTGCCCATGCGCCTTGGCCAGGCGTTCTCCGGCACGTTCACTCTGGTTGTCGTCGACGAGAGCATCAAGTTCGAAGGCGGCGCCGACTTCAGGGTCGGTGGGCTGGCCCAGGGGAAGCTCCGGCTTGAGCGATCGCCGGAGGGAGTCGTCACGGGCACGGCGGCGGTTGGCCTCACCATGCCCAGGAACCTGAGCGGCAGCGTGGATGTGACCTGGGACGGGCGGGCCATCTCCGGCGAGGGCAAGGTCGGCTACAAGGGGGAGAAGCTCTCGGGCGAAGTAACCCTGCGGCTCATGGAAAGGGGTGAAGCAGCCCGTCTGGAGGCGGAGAAGAAGGCTCCGGAAGGAGGCGCGAAGTCACCGGCAGCCGCGGGCGGCGGGGCTGTGAAGGGCAAGGTGGACTACGTGGTTTTCGGCGAGGGTGACCTTACATTCGCCTTCACCGAGTGGCTCAACGGCAAGGCCCGCGTGATCGTCGATCCCAAAGGCTATGTTACGGTCATCGGCAAGATCACCCCTCAGAAGGAGTTCATCCTCTTCCAGCAGAAGGACTACGAGCGCCGGCTGTTCAAGGTCGAGGCGCGGGCGTCCTACGGCCTGCCGGTCGTGGGGAATATCTTCGTCTTCGCGAACGTCAGCATGAGCGCGTTCGCAACCCTGGGGCCCGGCAAGTTCTACAATATCGTGGTCGATGGAACGTACTCCACCGATCCGGAGAAGGCCAAGAGCTTCAGCATTCGCGGCACCCTCAACATCTCCGCTGCGGCGGGCCTGAAGCTCCGTGGGGAAGCCGGAGCGGGGCTCGAAGTTCTGGCACATGACATCAAGGCCGGAGCTGGCGTAAACGGCATCGCCGGCATCAAGGGCTACGCCGAGGCGACCCCCGTCATCGGCTACCGGGAGAAGGCGATGCCGGGCCAGGACAAGAAGGGCGAGTTCTTCATCCGCGGCGAGCTGGAAATCGCGGCCCAGCCCTTCCTCGGTCTGAGCGGCGACCTGTTCGTCGAGGTCGACGCGCCCTGGTGGTCGCCCGTGCCGGACAAGCGCTGGACCTGGCCCTTGTTCAACAAGGAATGGCCCATCGGGGGTTCCCTCGGCGTGGGCGCTTCCGTGGACTATGTGTTCGGCTCCAATGAGTGGCCCAAGCTCGACTTCAAGCCCGTGGAATTCGATTCCAGCAAGTTCATGTCGGACCTCTACGCCGACAAAGCGAAGTCCGGCTCGGGCAAGGACAAGGAGTCCAAGGGCAAGTGGGCGGAGAAGAACGCCAAGGCCACCGACCCGCCGCCGAAGAAGCCGCCCGTGGGCAACGCCAAGCCGGGCAAGGGCGTCGACCCGCCGCCAGCCAAGTCCAGGGTGCAGCCTGGGGGCGGAGGCAAGCGAGCCAAGGCGGCAGATCCGAACGCACATACCAAGGAAGGGAAGACCGTCAAACAGCTTCAGGACGAAGCGACCAAGAGGGGAAAGAAGCCGCCCGGCGGAGAGGTCAAGGCGGGCACCGCGAGGCAGGGAGCAAGCGCGAAGGGGAAAGATAAGGAATCGCGCGATGAACAGGTGAAGCAAGCGCTTGCGGCGTTGGACCAGGTGACAGCTCGCTATATGCGAGACGGTGCGAGCAAGGAGACCGTGGTAACCGGCGTGAAGTCGGTGCGGCGCAAGTTTCCAAAGGTCTTCAGGTCCCTCGAAGTGACTGATGGCGGCGCTACTTGGGACTATGACTACGAAATGAGTCCAGGCACCAGGAAGAAGGGAGCGAGGAAGTCAACGGAATCAAGTCCAGGGCCCAGACCGACTTCAATCTCACGCAAGACCGCAACATTAGCATCCGATACGGTCGGGACGGAGATGACCATAGACTGGTTGGATTCACAATACCCAATCAGACATCCTGGCTCTCCTCCCAAGTCGGGCGTGCAGTCACGACTTATGGAACTCCTAGTTACGGATCCCAGCCAGCGGAGTCCGGACAAGTTCATCCGAGGTCATTTGCTCAACGAACATCTCGGTGGCGAGGGAGAAGCGCATAATCTATTCCCAATCACCGGTAACGCGAACAGCCAACACCTGCATTCTACCGAGAAGAAGATCAAGGAGTGGGTGAAGAAGCCGGATCAGTGGGTATGGTACAAGGTAAAGGTTGCCGCGATCGACGCGAAGTTGGATTCGAGCCGCAAGGACCAGAACTATGTGGACTGCACCCTGAACTGCCAGGCCGTGCTCAAGGACGAAGCCGGGAAGGAAAGAGAGAGCTTCAAGAGCACGATCGAGTCAAAGTACAAGGAAAAGAAGCAGGCGACCGTCGAGAGACCACCGTGA
- a CDS encoding M4 family metallopeptidase: MFESCPSPLHGILPPYLIDRLSQSSDKKVRQLGIDAKEASATLRTQRLMLATLPAMAAIPSPAGTKHRLVYDAKHGSMWSLPGKLVRSEGDKKSKDTAANEAYDHSGRVYDFYRTIFARNSLDGNGMELISSVHLGNKFNNAFWNGEQMAYGDGDGSIFVRFTKSLDVVAHELTHGVITHTCNLEYRNESGALNEHFADVMGVLVAQWRRKQTVKQAAWTVGAEIMGPGTSAKCLRTFKNEPAYQNDPILGDDPQPKHLRDKYTGAEDEGGVHINSGIPNYAFYLVAMSLGGRAWERAGQIWYKTMCALTAKSDFAQIVKGTEAAAFELFGAGASEQKAVQAAWKAVGF; encoded by the coding sequence ATGTTCGAATCCTGCCCCAGTCCCCTGCACGGCATTCTGCCGCCCTATCTCATCGACCGGCTGAGCCAGTCGTCCGACAAGAAGGTGCGCCAGCTGGGGATTGACGCCAAGGAGGCTTCAGCGACGTTGCGGACTCAGCGTCTCATGCTAGCCACCTTGCCGGCCATGGCGGCGATCCCATCGCCGGCGGGGACGAAACATCGGCTCGTGTACGACGCAAAGCACGGTTCAATGTGGTCTTTACCGGGAAAGCTGGTGCGGTCTGAGGGCGACAAGAAGTCCAAGGATACGGCGGCGAATGAAGCGTACGACCACTCGGGGCGGGTCTACGATTTCTACCGTACGATCTTCGCCCGCAACTCCCTCGACGGCAACGGGATGGAGCTGATCTCCTCGGTCCATTTGGGGAACAAGTTCAACAACGCCTTCTGGAATGGCGAGCAGATGGCCTACGGCGACGGCGACGGATCGATCTTCGTCCGGTTCACCAAGTCCCTTGACGTGGTTGCGCACGAACTCACCCACGGGGTGATCACACACACCTGCAACCTCGAGTACCGAAACGAGTCCGGTGCGCTGAACGAGCACTTTGCCGATGTCATGGGTGTCCTCGTCGCCCAGTGGCGCCGCAAGCAGACGGTCAAGCAAGCGGCGTGGACGGTCGGCGCCGAGATCATGGGCCCCGGCACTTCCGCCAAGTGCTTGCGGACCTTCAAGAATGAACCGGCCTATCAGAACGATCCCATCCTCGGAGACGACCCCCAGCCGAAACATCTGAGGGACAAGTACACCGGCGCCGAGGACGAAGGCGGCGTACACATCAATTCTGGCATCCCGAACTATGCATTTTACCTCGTGGCGATGTCACTCGGCGGTCGTGCCTGGGAAAGGGCTGGGCAGATCTGGTACAAGACGATGTGCGCCCTGACCGCAAAGAGTGACTTCGCCCAGATAGTCAAGGGGACTGAAGCCGCCGCGTTCGAGTTGTTCGGTGCTGGGGCGAGCGAGCAGAAGGCCGTTCAGGCGGCCTGGAAGGCTGTTGGCTTCTAA
- a CDS encoding transposase, with the protein MFPRQRSYLDTVWARLPQLRQYYLIKEWPRQLYGCSDRKAAEGLMSRILICCQSSDDAEIVRWGRTLSRWRGCILDHFLSRGTNAYTEGAHTKIKLMKRVSYGFRNVSV; encoded by the coding sequence TTGTTCCCCCGCCAGCGCTCTTATCTGGACACGGTCTGGGCTCGGCTGCCCCAGTTGCGCCAGTACTACCTGATCAAAGAATGGCCGCGCCAACTCTACGGCTGCTCGGATCGCAAGGCGGCCGAGGGCCTCATGAGCCGAATCCTGATCTGTTGCCAGAGCAGCGACGACGCCGAGATCGTGCGCTGGGGCCGCACGCTCTCGCGCTGGAGGGGGTGCATCCTTGACCACTTCCTCTCCCGCGGCACCAACGCCTACACCGAGGGCGCCCACACCAAGATCAAGCTGATGAAGCGTGTCTCCTATGGATTCCGGAACGTCTCGGTCTAG
- a CDS encoding ATP-binding protein produces the protein MEAIRSGKRLVRGELVKRAEVVTTLAGRAGELPLLSGNRTVMQRALRSFLGTPDVVFAAFDDAEGRPLSSAGRTPPPFSTAVSGRASIILEHPDSLECYAPIFTVRTSDELSVFGQDPAPEAAGEQIGWVRLGFSRASLIAGESRIVRRGLLLALLFTTGSCLVVALMVTISTRPLRALAKGARKISCGEYPEIAVVTGDEFGQLAGEFNGMSRAIQEREARIIASEQRIKDLFERVEHAIFRLDAAGAIVERNRKFEALCGHAVRLEELFVAPGGEERLRQALAGDLKNVELGVRGTGGREFQVVMSVYPERDAGGRLLGYDGYFMDLTEKRRLEEMLFQTQKLESLGLLAGGIAHDFNNILTGVLGYATMLKTMLPAEEKSFRFVDMIEKSALRASGLTRQLLGFARKGKYRTEIVDVNGIACDLVAFLKETLDRAIAVGFETASGALPVVGDANQLYQALLNLCVNARDAMAGGGRLFLKTETYRLQDEKVVDLFRIPAGTYARVSVTDTGTGMTAEVRKRIFEPFYTTKDQGKGTGLGLSMVYGIVSNHGGYINVYSEVGLGTTIQVYLPKAEGDAVVRDGAVPLAQRPRTGTILLVEDEEVIRQLARDILEAHNYRVLLRKRGWRLTSVQGPSRPFPDRPLGTAHVRS, from the coding sequence GTGGAGGCCATCCGCAGCGGCAAGCGGTTGGTCCGTGGGGAGCTCGTCAAGCGCGCCGAGGTCGTCACGACCCTGGCCGGCCGCGCCGGCGAACTGCCACTGCTCTCGGGCAACCGCACGGTCATGCAGCGCGCGCTCCGCTCGTTCCTCGGCACGCCGGACGTGGTCTTCGCCGCGTTCGACGACGCCGAAGGCAGACCGCTCTCCTCGGCGGGACGGACGCCCCCGCCCTTCTCCACGGCAGTCTCCGGACGGGCGAGCATCATCCTCGAGCACCCGGACAGTCTCGAGTGCTACGCGCCGATCTTCACGGTGCGGACGAGCGACGAGCTGAGCGTCTTCGGCCAGGACCCGGCACCGGAGGCCGCAGGCGAGCAGATCGGCTGGGTGCGGCTGGGCTTCTCGCGGGCCTCGCTCATCGCCGGCGAGAGCCGGATCGTGCGACGCGGCCTTCTGCTCGCCCTGCTCTTCACCACGGGGAGTTGTCTCGTCGTCGCCCTGATGGTGACGATTTCCACGCGTCCGCTCCGGGCCCTCGCGAAGGGGGCGCGGAAGATCTCGTGCGGGGAATATCCCGAGATCGCGGTCGTCACCGGCGACGAGTTCGGCCAGCTCGCAGGCGAGTTCAACGGGATGAGCCGGGCCATCCAGGAGCGCGAGGCGCGAATCATCGCCTCGGAGCAGCGCATCAAGGATCTCTTCGAACGGGTCGAGCACGCCATCTTCCGGCTCGACGCCGCGGGAGCCATCGTCGAGCGCAATCGCAAGTTCGAAGCGCTCTGCGGTCATGCCGTCCGGCTTGAGGAGCTCTTCGTTGCTCCCGGCGGCGAGGAGCGGCTGCGCCAAGCCCTTGCGGGAGACTTGAAGAACGTGGAGCTTGGCGTCCGGGGAACGGGGGGCCGCGAATTCCAGGTGGTGATGTCGGTCTACCCGGAACGTGACGCGGGCGGGCGCCTGCTCGGCTACGACGGCTACTTCATGGACCTCACGGAGAAGAGGCGCCTGGAGGAGATGCTCTTCCAGACACAGAAGCTCGAGAGCCTCGGCCTCCTCGCCGGAGGCATCGCCCACGACTTCAACAACATTCTCACCGGCGTGCTCGGCTACGCGACGATGCTGAAGACCATGCTCCCCGCAGAGGAGAAGAGCTTCCGCTTTGTGGATATGATTGAAAAGTCCGCCCTGAGGGCCAGCGGCCTGACGCGCCAGCTCCTCGGCTTCGCCCGCAAGGGCAAGTACCGGACGGAGATCGTCGACGTCAACGGCATCGCCTGCGACCTGGTGGCGTTCCTCAAGGAAACGCTGGACCGCGCCATCGCGGTCGGTTTCGAGACCGCCAGCGGGGCGCTTCCGGTCGTGGGCGACGCCAACCAGCTCTACCAGGCCCTGCTCAACCTCTGCGTCAACGCCCGCGACGCCATGGCGGGTGGCGGACGGCTCTTTCTCAAGACCGAGACGTACCGGCTGCAAGACGAGAAGGTGGTGGACCTCTTCCGGATACCGGCCGGGACCTACGCCAGGGTCAGCGTCACGGACACTGGCACCGGGATGACCGCGGAGGTGCGCAAGAGGATCTTCGAGCCTTTCTACACGACGAAGGACCAGGGGAAGGGCACCGGGCTCGGACTCTCGATGGTCTACGGCATTGTCAGCAACCACGGGGGCTACATCAACGTCTATTCGGAAGTGGGTCTGGGGACCACCATCCAGGTCTACCTGCCGAAGGCCGAGGGCGACGCGGTGGTCCGCGACGGCGCCGTCCCCTTGGCGCAGCGGCCGCGGACGGGAACGATCCTGTTGGTCGAGGACGAGGAGGTGATCCGCCAGCTGGCGCGAGACATCCTCGAGGCTCACAACTACCGGGTGCTGCTTCGTAAGCGCGGATGGCGACTGACATCAGTGCAGGGGCCATCTCGTCCGTTCCCAGATCGTCCTTTGGGCACGGCCCATGTGCGATCCTGA
- a CDS encoding response regulator transcription factor, with protein MISPILVVEDDRKIANVVRIYLENAGYRVVQASTGHAALEAAGKETPLLVVLDLMLPDMDGEAVCQELKERGDTPVIMLTAKASEEQRLAGFALGADDYVIKPFSPRELVSRVKAVLKRASREGAGGGEASSFNKGALVVDARSYLLLRDGKPVALTPTEFKVIAALAGAPEKVFTREELVAKALGYDFEGYERSIDAHVKNVRRKIGDDPRQPLFIQTIYGVGYRFIGTRDV; from the coding sequence GTGATCAGCCCCATTCTCGTCGTCGAGGACGATCGCAAGATCGCCAACGTCGTGCGCATCTACCTCGAGAACGCGGGCTACCGGGTCGTCCAGGCCTCCACCGGCCACGCGGCGCTTGAGGCCGCCGGGAAAGAGACGCCGCTGCTGGTCGTTCTCGATCTCATGCTTCCCGACATGGATGGCGAGGCCGTCTGCCAGGAATTGAAGGAGCGGGGGGACACGCCCGTGATCATGCTCACCGCCAAGGCTTCCGAGGAGCAAAGGCTCGCCGGCTTCGCGCTCGGGGCCGATGACTACGTGATCAAGCCGTTCTCGCCCCGGGAGCTGGTGTCCCGGGTCAAGGCCGTGCTCAAGCGCGCGAGCAGGGAGGGGGCGGGTGGCGGCGAAGCGTCGAGCTTCAACAAGGGGGCGCTGGTCGTCGATGCCCGCAGCTATCTCCTCCTGCGGGACGGGAAGCCGGTCGCGCTCACCCCCACGGAGTTCAAGGTGATCGCCGCCCTCGCCGGGGCGCCCGAGAAGGTGTTCACGCGCGAGGAGCTTGTCGCGAAGGCGCTTGGCTACGACTTCGAGGGCTACGAGCGGAGCATCGACGCTCATGTGAAGAACGTGCGCCGCAAGATCGGGGACGACCCGCGGCAGCCGCTCTTCATCCAGACCATCTACGGCGTCGGGTACCGCTTCATCGGCACGAGAGACGTCTGA
- a CDS encoding HAMP domain-containing sensor histidine kinase: MPGRLWARLAVLLLLVGGLSLVAIVVMRAVIFREFSDYHEGEMADRVHWVTADLESTYERGRGWSRQRLAEDAIWALMLGIETRVLDAGGTELMSTRRALLTMPALSADRIASISRMSEPSSAGAFLPYPLLLGGRELGRVEVRFLPFTRRDLFLRRSNRLILLISLVLGGVALGLSIPLARSFTRPILRLAEAAAAIGEGNRGARVPVRGKDELAMLARDFNRMAEFLEKQSELHRKLCANMTHELRTPLTAMRGEIEGIADGLIPASREQLQSLLEEIDRLSRFVAAMGELVEAEAASLGLRKTRFPLEPFLEGLRSRHEVLFKEKGVQLSISPVGDLEVYADPDRLVQILRNLVANALAATESGGRVTVGARASGDGLKIEVTDTGRGIAAEDLPFIFERFFRGRQGGLGLGLTIVRELVQAHGGRIEVASAPGRGTTFTVILPDSGIDA, from the coding sequence ATGCCCGGGCGGCTCTGGGCAAGGCTCGCGGTGCTCCTCCTGCTGGTCGGGGGCCTTTCCCTCGTTGCGATCGTCGTCATGCGGGCCGTCATCTTCCGGGAGTTCAGCGACTATCACGAAGGGGAGATGGCGGACCGCGTCCATTGGGTCACGGCGGACCTGGAGTCGACCTACGAGCGGGGCCGAGGCTGGAGCCGCCAACGGCTCGCCGAGGACGCGATCTGGGCGCTCATGCTCGGCATCGAAACGCGCGTCCTGGATGCCGGGGGCACGGAGTTGATGTCCACCAGGCGGGCGCTCCTGACCATGCCGGCGTTGAGCGCGGACCGCATCGCATCCATCTCCCGCATGAGCGAACCCTCCTCCGCCGGCGCCTTCCTGCCCTACCCGCTCCTTCTCGGCGGGCGGGAGCTGGGACGGGTCGAGGTGCGCTTTCTCCCATTCACGCGGCGCGATCTCTTCCTGAGGCGCTCGAACCGCCTCATCCTCCTGATCTCGCTCGTCCTCGGCGGCGTAGCGCTTGGTCTGAGCATCCCCCTCGCGCGCAGCTTCACCCGGCCGATCCTGCGTCTTGCGGAGGCGGCCGCCGCCATCGGCGAGGGCAATCGCGGCGCTCGCGTGCCGGTGCGGGGCAAGGATGAGCTGGCGATGCTGGCGCGGGACTTCAACCGCATGGCGGAATTCCTCGAGAAGCAGTCCGAGCTGCACCGGAAGCTCTGCGCCAACATGACGCACGAGCTGCGCACGCCCCTCACCGCCATGCGCGGCGAGATCGAGGGGATCGCGGACGGTCTCATCCCGGCCTCGCGCGAGCAGCTCCAGTCGCTCCTCGAGGAGATCGACCGGCTCTCGCGCTTCGTGGCGGCCATGGGCGAGCTCGTGGAGGCCGAGGCCGCGAGCCTCGGACTGCGCAAGACGCGTTTCCCCCTCGAACCCTTCCTCGAAGGGCTTCGCTCCCGGCATGAAGTGCTCTTCAAGGAAAAGGGCGTCCAGTTGTCAATATCGCCAGTCGGGGACCTCGAGGTCTACGCCGATCCCGATCGCCTCGTGCAGATCCTGCGAAACCTCGTGGCGAACGCCCTGGCCGCAACCGAGAGCGGCGGGCGGGTGACGGTCGGCGCCCGGGCATCCGGCGACGGCTTGAAGATCGAGGTCACCGACACGGGGCGCGGCATCGCGGCGGAAGACCTCCCGTTCATCTTCGAGCGGTTCTTTCGCGGGCGGCAGGGCGGCCTCGGTCTCGGGCTCACCATTGTCCGGGAGTTGGTCCAGGCGCACGGCGGGCGGATCGAGGTGGCGAGCGCACCGGGCCGGGGCACGACTTTCACCGTCATCCTTCCGGATTCGGGAATCGACGCCTGA